Genomic segment of Esox lucius isolate fEsoLuc1 chromosome 15, fEsoLuc1.pri, whole genome shotgun sequence:
TTAGGTCATTTGGAGGTTTTTTCTAACCTGGCTGACACTTGCTTTTGATGCAGGCTAGTTTTGTTTTAGTTTGCCAGGCCAGTTTTCCCCctttaacaacaaaacaagtttagaaatacatttgagtatAATCAAGTAGTCTAACAGAGAGAACATACCCAACAACAGAATATATCCGAAAAAATAATATACCCCAAAAAATAATATACCCAACAAAAGAATATATCCAACAACAGAATATACCCAACAACTTATACATTCGTAATTCAATGTGAATGCAATACCAACAGTGAATGTGAACATGgaatgaaacatttgtttgcccTCTGTTGGTAATAATCAGGATGTTCAATTATATAACAAAACTCCAGAAGGATCTCCAAAGGTCTATAGATTTAATTGTGTGACAATATGAAACATCAGTCCTCTTTGTCTTAGTCAGCCCTGTACAGTCTACATCCATTACCTCGAAGGCCTGGAGTAGCAGGTCCTCAGGGATGGGCCGGAacctgcatacacacacacactcctttaaCACACACATCTTAACCAGAACATTCTGACTATTAAGAGTATATATCAATCATGTTATGTATAGTGCCACACAAGTGAATGGAAACAACCCTGAAACAACCCAGACTGCCAGATAAGTCAAGTACACACAGATCATtcaatgtctctctgtctgagatCAATGTGTATCAACTGATTTATTGTCTGGTTTTCAGTCTCTCTTTCCGTTTGGCAGGCCTCTCCCATGTTCTCACCTGCGCTCCATCAGAACCGTGGTCATGGTGGGCAGGAACTTCTCAAAGCAGATGTAACCAGttggctcctcctcctctatctGAGGGATGTAATACAATACTATCCAAcgtttttgtgaaatgtcttCATCTTAGGGAACCAAATGTAAGCGCTGATCCTTTAACTTGTATATTATGAGATTGTACCAGGCTTCTCAAACCATTCTACGatttacattcatatttaacTAATTTAGCATTGGCTGACTTGCAGTTGTAATGTTTCTTAGTATCACTGCATTTGTTCAGAATAAACTCAGGCccatttgttttcttcagtaTGGATACATGTAAGATGCTTTGGATTCATTattttgataaaaaatattagTATTATTATCATCCTTTagttctgtattttattagtaTTCCCAGTAGGCAGCAACTGATTTCCTTGGATCCACAAAGAGACTGATATGATTTTGTCTCGGATCATAAGCATGATCTTACCTCTGCTATGATGTCATGTAGCTCCCCTTCGGAAGGAAAGCATCCCAGAGAGCGGATGATAGTGCCTATCTCCCTTTGACAGAAGCATCACAACAaaattacaccaccaccatagACTGCAACATTGTATCATCCAGGATCTGCATGTAGGCCTATGCCCATTTAATAATATACAGCATAGATTGTGCACTAAGTCTGGCTATATCTGTCAGGAGTGAATTATTGTACttaaactgtatgtgtaaacatgtataggcaaggcccagctgtaaaagagaccttggtctcagtctgtgttcgttgttgaaataaaggtataaaacaggtattatttttattattagaatAACACTGTATTAACAAGACGTGCAATTGACCCGATCTCTGAAAACGAGCAAAACCAACGCTGCAGTACACTGTCACGACACAACTTATATATGTTTATAATAACTTATAACTAATAATACTTTGACACACCTGACATCCACGGTTTTGTTGAATTCGTGGTCAAACACATCAAAAGCTTCGCTGATCTTCCTGTGGACCTCAGATACTATGGCCTCTAAAATAGcgaacacaaaacaaacatcaaaaccATTAGCttaaaaaacacataaaagcCTTCATATTGAACTAAAATAAGTGTTATCAACTGGTTTGAGCGATAAAAATacgtaaatgtattttaaacctGCGCTGTCCTTATCTTCtgccattttgtttattttctgttgttgctAGGAGATTTGCACTTCTCTCAAATGCACGTCCCTCTGTTTTGCAGCGAAGGGACTTCCTTTAAACTCGTTTTTCCACtcgaaaatatataattattatctAGGGTATTTTACCTAAGATTAAACATTGGCAAATTTAAGTGCACGGCACTGACAGTTAATGTGCGTAATTTATGTATTTCCATAGCGAGACTTGTCGGTTTCTTTTAGATGGACCAATTAACAAATTGGGGGAAATATTGGTTACATTTAAACAATGATAACGTTAGCCAAAGATAAGCAGCCCAAAAATGCCATCGCGTTCAACTGTTATTTTTATAATGTGATGACAATCTGAATGCACTAGAGCATAGAGGAATACTGACTGATGTATTCTCGTCATTTCGGCAGAAAGCTGACCACTAACTCAGTGCGTGCCACACTAGGTGCCCGAGAGAAAGACATCACCCTGGATAATTTCTGGTTGGGTCTGTGGGGACAGCGAGCCAGTAAGATCTTTTGACCTGGGGCACCCCTCCCTCGGGCGGAAGCTATAAGGAGACAGGATGAAATAAGATTGGGGGTGTGGCTTCCGGGCTGCGCCTTCTTTTGGTCCGTCTCGGTTCTTAAACTGTCTCTGATCTAAATACTAGCATTGGAATAAACTAGCAACAGCGCAGATGTCAGTTGTGGTGGGACCTACTGGAAAGGGTGCGGGCTTGGCGCAGTGAAAATTATAGGCGACTGCTATCACCAAATCGGTGCACAGGGCTTTTGTCTTCAATTACATATACACCAATAGggatttttatataattgtatCGATATTTATTACAAACATTAAATTGAACATATACAACAATGAGCTCTACCAACGTAAAGAAGTTAAAGGTAAATGAGTTGAAGGACGAGCTAAAGAAGAGGAAGCTGTCGGACAAGGGGCTGAAGGCCGAGTTAATGGACCGGCTACAGGCCGCACTGAACGAAGAGGCTCAAGCGGGAGGAGATAATGCCGACAAGAAGGCTGGCCAAGGCGACGGGACAGTCAGCCTAGATGATATGGGAGAGGAGGATCTGGATGAAGACCTGGTTAGGGAGAGTATGGAGGCGGAcggagaggaagatggagacaGGTGCGAAGGGAAAGCAGGGAATATCGACGATGATATGGGCGAGGATGCCGGAGTGGAGATGGATAAATCGGACGATGAGGAAGATGCTTTATTAAAAGAAGATGACGAGGAAatggacaatgatgatgatgcacTAGGAGTTCTCCCTGTAGAGGGTAAGCGATGAACGCAACCGCGGATAGTGTTCATGTCTTGAATGACAGTTAATATCATCAAAGATGGCCAGGTCAACCGGATAGCCTACTTAGCTTGCCAGCTACGTTGGAATTTTTGGGAGAATCCATGTAAGTTGGCTAGCGTGCGATTTCTAGACATTATGGATTTGTTGCACTTGCACAAACTGGATTTGTGTGACAGGTTTGCATTTATTCAGGCAGTCATATGGAGATagatttctatcaaaatgttgtaAACTAAGTAGTGAATCACAATGTTCAGCGAGTCAGAAATACTTAATGCAACTGACAAATATAAATCACTGCCAGTGTATACATATAGTTTCACAAACATATGGcaaaatccaaaaacaaatgatgaatcgttaacacaaacacaggaggATTAACAAATTAATGTAAGACCGTTTTTAATGtttgaacatgtttttgtgAGTGTTTGTCACCTGCATTTTTCAGATTTGTAACTTGCATTACATTTGTAAGTGGCGTTGCATTTGTGAGTAGAATACAGAATTCAGATTAGGACCTCTGTAGGTATGGTTATGCTTAGTCTCCAGAACCCCTATATGTTTGATACAtactttcaaaataacacaccACATAATTACTTATGTAAATAACGTTTTGTGTAGCAAGTATGATTTATGTtcacacattttacaattcCAGTGTAATTTTAGTCTGTACGTTTTTCTACCACTCACAGCATTGTGTGGATTTAAGTTTTCAAACAAACAAGACGAACATTTGGTTGCTACAGTAGTCAGCTTTGCTCAATGTGTAGCCAGCTTGTTACTTTTTTAACTACCTCTGACATGCAGTAACATTTCATTACAT
This window contains:
- the efcab2 gene encoding dynein regulatory complex protein 8, which codes for MAEDKDSAEAIVSEVHRKISEAFDVFDHEFNKTVDVREIGTIIRSLGCFPSEGELHDIIAEIEEEEPTGYICFEKFLPTMTTVLMERRFRPIPEDLLLQAFEVLDQQKKGHLEPEELTKYLTQEGEPFTPEEMEEMMSAALDPDRNVIFYKDFVSMMSVDNHR